In Vicia villosa cultivar HV-30 ecotype Madison, WI linkage group LG7, Vvil1.0, whole genome shotgun sequence, the DNA window tatatatatatatatatatatatatatatatatatatatatatatatatatataaaagaaaaaaaattctaaaaaactaatcattctttttgtttttcactttttaatgaaaagaaactactacaaaaaaaacttacaaacAAAGATGGCCAAAGGGTGTATTACCCAATAAACGGTCAAGGCACACGAAAAAGGGAACCACAACAACAAATACAGTGGACCTGGGTCAGGCCGGGTTAGACCCGGATCCGTTGCCCTTGATGGTGAAAAGGAGAAACTTCTATGCGTGGAAATTGCCCTTATTTTCATTGTTTTTGTATCTACTCATTTAtaattcttctttttgttttctttaggTTGTACGTACCAGTGCATCTGTTAATGGTGTGAAGGTTGAAGGGAACCTGATGGGAATAGGTGCAAACCTTCTCTTTGTATTATTTTAGTTATATTGTAACATATGTGTATTTATTTAAAACTTTATtgtaaaagaaataaacaaatatagTGTAATAAAAGcaccttttttttcattttgtcaagaaattttaataaataataaattaaattaaattaattatatatatatatatataagacttTAGTTATATTGTAAAATATGTGTATTTATtgtaaaagaaataaacaaatatagTGTAATAAAAGcaccttttttttcattttgtcaagaaattttaataaataataatttaaattaaattaattaattatatatatatatatatatatatatatatatatatatatatatatatatatatatatatatatatatatatatatatatataagatattCAAGTCATTTAACCACTAACTCCATAACATCATCGTGGtgctcaaagaaaagtttttttctaaatttaatttaataatagatATCCACTAACAtcttacaaaataataattaaccACTAACAACATCTATCTTTATAAATAGTAAGAacaattttgttattttgtttttggtttaatAGCCTCTATAGAGGTCAAATActgaatcttttcaaatctagcaatatatatatatatatatatatatatatatatatatatatatatatatatatatatatatatatatatatatatatatatatatatatatatatatatatatatatatatataagatattCAAGTCATTTAACCACTAACTCCATAACATCATCGTGGTGctcaaaaaaaagtttttttctaaatttaatttaataatagatATCCACTAACATCTTACAAAATAATAACTAACCACTAACAACATCTATCTTTATAAATAGTAAGAacaattttgttattttgtttttggtttaatAGCCTCTATAGAGGTCAAATActgaatcttttcaaatctagCAAATATTTTGCATGCACAACACAccctttctttctttccttttgtgaTCATATGGTCAAATGAAATCATATTTTTGAAATAAGGTAAATCATGCATCTACATATTCAATATTCTATTCAACTTCTTTGCAAATGACAACATTATTTAACAGTTCAATAAGTTTTATTGAAATATATCCTTGAACGTCTAATTCTTTATTTTGTTGgaacattataattttttaaattttactaaCATTTGAATATACATGTTTAAGGTTCAAGTTAGTGATGTTGTTATTTCTCTTTCCACTTCTTCATGTTTATTCTCTTTATATAAGATCTTTCATTTTgaaattcttttaattttattaatgtgttaatctttgattttttttgtaggtACAGTTTTGAAGGAACACGGaacataatttttattaaagaattattgaagaagttgaattgtaaaagatGGAGGTTAGAAAATAatgttataatattattttgttaattgatttttgttattcaatattttaataatggaggtaaagattttttaattttattttgttgatctttattaatatttaattatttgattgtaggtaaatattttgaagttcttctaattttattagtgtttatttatttttgatttttttgtagaTACAAATTTTGAAGCattatgaaatatatattttagaaaaaatgtcTTGATGAAGTTGGATTGTGAAAGGTAGAGATTAAAAAATGAAGTTGGAATGTGAAATATGGTGGATTAGAAGATAAatgttataatattattttttaatttaatttttattcattattataatatgatatatatatatatatatatatatatatatatatatatatatatatatatatatatatatatattgttctaattttattaatatttgttaatccatgattttttttaggtaataaatgATGGAGTTCTTctaattttattgatatttattaatTCTTACTTTTTGTAGGTACAAATGTTCTtctatttttgtttatgtttattaatttttaattatatttttttaggtacAAATTTAGTATTACGAGACataattttcataaatttttttatgaagAAGTTGGATTTGTGAAAAATGAAGGATTAAGAGATAAATATTATAGTATTATattatagtattatttttaatttatttttataattcaacattattatatgtgattttattctattcttatttatgtttgttaattctttatatttttttgtagccattgattttgaaattatttaatattattgacatttgttacttttaatttattatatattttttttagcattctttatttatatttcttacttatgtttaatttttggtttatttacttttttttattatggTTTGTGTAATTCTTATTTATCaatgatttttaaatataaattagtgaatacttttttcaaaatattgttATACTTtgcattttttgtaattttattaaaaatattttttattttctaatttatacaaattattaatatttttataaaaaacaccattaatattaaatatttaaaattactttttttagtaatagtattttaatcaaatttaccgtgcatcgcacgggtagacAGCTAGTACATTATTAATACCCAAACTTAGTCAAAATTGcaatttttcaaaaagttgtatttcaaaaatgatttttattaaaatctatttgaaatagtttcaaaattaaataattttttaaaattttgatatccaaattttttttcaataaataaatgaaatacctaaaatcacattttaagaataactagtcaaacaaaatttttatttgaaacttttataaaaagtttcaaataaaattattttacacaaaattatgtaacactataaaaatcttttttaaaaaaaaagccaaaacaaacgggtcaTCAGAACgaggaaagtaaaaaaaaaaatacttgacTTCAAATCCAATAGCATCAACTTGTGCTGCAAGCAATGAGAATACCCAAACTTTAAGGAATAAACAGAACTAAATGACTATTAGTATTGAGAACCAGCCCAAACAAAAATCATGACAAGACTGGTCACAGATGAAATCTCTGGCCAAGTAGCTAAGCTTCCACATTGAAAAATCATCAGTTTGCAAGTGAAATCCATAAAATAATGACAATCTACAACTCATTTTGACCTAAAATAATGAAAATGCATGTATGCATGTAATTGGATTAAAATCCACAATGATGCATGATATAACCAAATGATAAGTAAAATTAAAGGTGGGGCAAAATTGGGGTGCGAAAACCCGCAATACATATATTTATGTAgtatcatttatattattataaaaaatacacatttatcaattttttaaaaatatatcgctattaaattattacacattttaataaaagtgtgtatttatttcataattcaacaataacatctataatttttttaattttgtaaaaaaaaaacttaaaattatatgatattttgtaattaattgatttaattttattacaaacGCGGATAAACGGGTAGGGAAATGGATACTAAGGTACCCAGAGGGTAAGGGCATGAGTATGACCATTGGTGCCTACGCGGATATAGGCTCGGGTAGAAGGATTTTTTCAAACCACGGGTATAGGGACGAGTACTTTAGTACACTGCCCAAACCCtacccattgacatccctatgtATGGTCGTGCTAATATACGAGTTCTCAGATGAATGATACACGATAGTGAAAGTAGACAAATCATGCATCCAAGAGAGTACACACACTATGAAAGTAGGTGTTGTAcaattttatctatttttatataACTCGCTCTTTTTTCTCGTATTTGATTTTAGAAAGTCAATTGGGTATGTCGGGATAGATTAGCATGCACCCCGTGTCCTGCTTAATTATTGTGTTAATTTTATTTCTTTGCATTGAATCCCCCAATATTTTGATCACTTTAGCTACACATCGTTTGAGTAAAAAATGGTACTCAAATATATCTCATGGTGATTCGATATCTTTTACTACTTCACATTGTCGTGCAATTGCGACTTACATCAGATAATAATGGAGGTTTTCTTTCATTTTGGTGTAGTTCTAAAGGGTGAGCCCTCTTCTCCATTTTTGGTCTTAAATTTCTTTGTGTTTTCTTGTAGCGGGGAACTTCGAAGTCGGTATATTTTGTGGTTAACATGTATTCCAAATCTTTGTTGGAAGATAAAAAGAGTTTGTGGGATGACTTTTGCTTCCAAAAATCTATTTTTGGTGGTGAGGTTTTGTGTAACCTTGGTGATGTTAATGTGATCATTTCGCCTAATGAGCAGAGAGGAAACGATGGCACTTTATTAGCCTCGTGTAGCGCTGAACATGTTACCTTCTCTTCCTCTATCACCCATATGGAGTTAATGGACCTCCCTTTTTTGATTTAATAACCATTGATTGTACCATTTTTATATTTTGGAAGTTGGTTCTCAATTCCTAGTTTACTTTTTCCAATGAGGATTGGGAAGTATATGCCCTTATGGGTAAGCATTAATCCCATAAGGCTACTTAAGGTTGGAATAAGCGGGTGTTTGGTGACATTGACTCCCATATGGAGTCTCTCATGGTAATTGTGAGAAATCTAGATCCATTGACTGACCATAATATGCTTTCCATTGTGGAGGTGGAGACTAGATCTAAAGCCATTGCTGATATTTGGTTTCTTTTTAGGGTGAACGGGTCCTAATTGTCCTAAAGATCTAAGGCTACATGGATTAAATTTGGGGATGCTAAATAAGGATTCTTTTACGCTTCTATTAAGTGTAGGTACATGAGTAATTTTGTTCTTGTACTTAAGGAACATGATCATTCTATATAAGGAGTGAGCAAGATTTATCGTGAGGTTTTTTCCTACTTCTTTGAGAGGTTTAAGGAACTAAATGATGCGCGGCCAAGACTAGATGGGTAGCCTTCAGATATCTCTTTGATGAGGATAATTTGGCCTTGACAATAACCTTTCGTTTTGAGGAGTTAGATGTGGTGGTGTCTCAGTGTAATAGGAATAAAAGTTTAGGGccttattgttttaattttttcattCTTTAAAAGGTTTCAGATTCTTTAAGGGAAGATGTGGGGATTACGTTTGATGATTTTCATTGTTTCTATTCTCTTTCCTAAAATGTTTCCTTTTTTTTGGTAACTCTCATTCCTAAGTTTAAGAACCCATCTTACTTAGGATATTTTTAGCTAACCTCCTTGGTTATATCCCTTTATAAGTTTATGGATAAATATTTGGCTACGAGGTTATGATGTGTGATGGATAAAATCATTAGCCCTAACTAGTCCTCCTTTTTAAAAGGGAGAATGTTGGTTGATGGCATAGTGGTTATCAACAAGGTGAATGATTTTGCTAAGCCAATCAAGAAAGCTTGCCTtaattttaaagttgattttgagaaagCATATGATTAAATTAGCTGGAGTTTCCTAGATTATATTCTTATTAGATTTTTCTTTAATGATAAGTGGAGAGCTTCGATCAAAGCCAATGTCTTCTTTGGTATTCTAGCTATGTTGATCAATGGTTCCCCAACTCTAGAAATCAATTTCCATAGAGTGTTGAAGCAGGGAGACCCTTTATCTCCTTATCTCTTCCTCCTAGTGGCAGAATGCTTGAATGGGATGATTCAAAGGGCTTTTGAGCACAGTCTTTTTTCAAGTTTTAAATTCCTCCCTCCAATTTGGAGGTCTCTCACCtttaatatgtttatgatatCTTCGGTTGAGAATTTATGAACTATCAGTGATATTTTGAGGAGTTTTATGGTTGCCACGCGCCTCGGGGTTAATTTTTAGAAAATTAGTTTGATTAGGATAAATGTTGACCCCTCCCCCTTTTCTTTAACTTTATGCGGATTTGATACATTGTAAGAATGAGTATCTTCCATTTTAGTATATAGGGTTTCCAGTTGGAGACCATACACAATCTCTCATCAAACAACAACACCTCTCTATGCCGGCAATACTAGTGTTATTCATATTGCAGCCAATCCTGTTTTTCAGAAACATACTAAGCATATCGAGGTGGATTGTCATTCTATTCGGGAAGCCTTTAAGAATCACATTAAATATTTTCCGCATGTCTCCTCACAACTTCAGCTTGCCGATATAATCATCAGGGCATTTCCTCGCCCTCGACATTAATTTCTCGTAAAAAAATTGATGTTGCTTGACCAAccgcatcaatttgagggggtGTCAATAAAGAAATCTGATATTTTTAGTTTCATATTATATTTTGTATGACATAGAAAGTTACTAATTGTATATTATtagaattcaaatcaaaatatatttataatttgtagtaataattatgaaataatttGTAATTATTAAAATTGTACTATATATGGAGGAATACTTAATGAGAAAAGCATCGAGacaaaattagttttgaaaaaatTAGTTAATCTAGGTTAGTATTCTTGAGTGTCTTGGTTTTAGTAATGGAAGTGTGAGATATATAAGTTGAGGCATACAAATATTAAGAGGTAAAATTATTATGTGAGTAGATGGAAATTCCAAATCATAAATGTTAGTATATGCAAGACTTGTGAATGAAAAGAGATGGATCTATAATGTTGTTGCTTAATAAAATTCATGTGTTTGTGTTTATGATTTAACCTTGTTGTtgcttaataaaattataatgttGCATCTATTTTTTGTGAATGTCTTTTTTTCCATTAGTGTGAGAGGAGACAATGtcataatttgatttttaaaattaataccgTTTAGGGtggttttaaatttttgtaatatttaaaCGTCTATTTTACAATTAACAATCGTTTCAACTGTCACAATTATATTTTTACAAAAAGTTATAGTTGGGCGACAATTTTTTAAACCGTCGCAAAATTCGCTCGCGGCACAAGATTTTGAAACAATTGGCAAATTGTCTCAACCCAAAGTTAGCGAAGGTTCAAACCGCCGCAACAACTAAAAATAACCAAAGATAATCACCCATAAATATTTGTTCAGAAAAAAGAAGAATGCTAATTGAAACTTCCCAATCAAGTCTCTCGTAGACAATTCCCCATTATAACAATAAATGACTATGTAGATAGATTGTTAGAGTATGTGGTACCCCTCCTCTTGTTAATATTATTGTCAACCACATATTTAAAATTGTATAAGACGCAAAAAAATATGATGAAGATATACCATAGACGTATTTGAATATTAGACAAATTCTTAagaataagataaaaataattggacgatagatgaaaaataaaaagtagTTAAACAAACTTTCACACTATTTAAATAGTAAAAAACATGTGATAATAATCAGATTTTACCATGAtatcactttattaacaaaatATAAGAGATGAAATCTGATTAGACGAACAAAATTTCATTTAAACTATTTATTGGACTAGTAATTTCATTCTtctctaattaaaaatatatcaattataaGCAGTACTAACGTAGCTCTTAACAACATTATCCAACAAAACTTGCAACATTGAGGTGTTTGTAGGACCAACACATCTAGGTGTCTTGAACTGACTCACAGGTACACCTCTTTCAACTTGACTCTCGAGAATCTTCTGGAATGTTCCTTGCTCAACAACTCGGAGTTCAAGAGCATCAATACCTTGGACTTTTCTAGAAGTAACATAACCTGGATCAATAAAAGACTTATCCAAACAGTTACAACACTCAGAAAGAACTTCATCACTGGTTTCACCGTTGATTTCCCAGAATATGACATAGTGTCCCGGTTCTTTGGATAAATCTATGTAGCTAGTGTAGTCAATCATCTCAATTTTCTCCTCAGCTAAAAATTTGGACGCATTTTCTACTGATAATTGTAAATCATTCTCCGTGTTCTTGTCAATGTTGATCGTAAGCAAAAGATTACTTCTGCGCATAAATTTGATTTCTGGAGTCGAGTTATGGAACCCCATAACCTTTACCACATCTCCTAGCCTATATCTGTATAAACCTGCAAATTATGCTATTTTAATTGTAACaagagttttttatttatttgaagagACGAACAAAATTTTAGTAGATcggagaagaaagaaagaaaaaggaattaGATACCTGCAGGATTGGTGAAAAGAATCTCATACTCCTCCCCAATCTTGACATCAGTTAAACCAACAGGCTTAAGCTCTACTTGATTTGCATCAAGTTGTGCCAACGGAATGAATTCGAAGTAAGCAATTTGAGGAAGAAGACAATAGGTGGCAAATTCAGGAGGCACTTTAGGATTCACGTTTGAAGCAATCCCACCTTCTGAAGCACCATATTCCGAAGTCAACAAAGGAACTTCTCCAGCATAATGTCTCAATTTGGTCACATAGGGCAACATTGCACCTGTCATGATCCCTTGAACATACTTAACATTAGGAAAAAGCTCGGGAAACAATCCATACCAATTGCTTAATCCTTTGCATTTCTTGTGGATCAAGTTAGCTAGTTCAGGATTTGGTTTCAGCAATTTGGACATAGCAGTTCTAATGGAAGGAACGGTGATTCTGCTGCTAAGAACACCGTCCTTGATATCATTAACAAGTTCTTCCCAATCTTGTTCAAAAGTTCTAAAAGCATAGAGAATGTTGTGTGCAAATGTTGCTGAAATTGATTGAACTTCTTCTCTGAAAAGTAGTCCACATAAAAGGTGGCAATAGAGTGATTGATGAAAATTAGGACTGAAAATTATTTCATGAGGACTAACACTTGGTGCTTTAAGTGCTTGCATTAAATTCTTGTATCCTGGATGTCGGAATACATTTGCAGTGGTTGTTCCTAGCATCACACCCCCTTTTCTTTGTGATGCATAGTTGCTGAAGATAAAGTTTAAAGCCTTCCCATCTTGGATAGGAAAAtctctataaaataaaattttgttagattttattcaaaGATTGTGAATGGCATGTATTGGTGTGTTATAAATTTAAAGTGATTTAAAATAAGAGCACGTGTCAGTGTGTTATCATTTACATGCTACCTAAACCGAAggaaaaaatacatgaaatcaggGGGCACCAGCTAGCCCGGGCAGGCACCCTGGCCcaatccctattttctttgtactcctcccaatttaatagtttatttttagacaaaatcaggggtaaaattagtaaaaatagagtgtgaaaattaaaacagatgaatgattaatggtgtaaaatttttgcccaGACTGTATAAAATTTCTGGCTCTTGAAGTtgaatttttaaatgaataatacCTGTTCCTATAGGCAAAAGAGGTTCGATATAACTGCACTATGTCTTTAAACAATTCATCATTCCATGGAATAAATTTACGATTCCCTTGACTAGTACCAGAACTGCAAAAACATAACAATTTTCTCAAATTAAAAAACTCCTAACTTTTGCAAATtcaacataaaatataaaaaaagaaaaaaattaacaaaatatatcTCATACCTTAACGACACAGCTGTGATTGGTTTTCGAGTGAGAATAGGAGAAACATCATCAACCAATCTATTGATATAAGGCTCCAAATCTTTGTAAGTGACCAATGGAACACAAGCCTTAAAACTTTCAGGATCAGTTCTTCCATTCAATCCTAAATCTTGCAAATATTCAGCCGTTGCATTCTCTTCCAAAATCCTTCTCAATGTTTCCTTCTGAACATTCTCAGCATCCTTTGTTATTCTCTCAAATTCTTCAATCACTTTTTCAAAGTCATACTTTTCAACTTCTTCTCTCATCTTCACAATCCTACACCTATCATGTAGTCAAACAAAGGAGTGTCATTTCTCAGtttatatttactataataattaatatataaaaactatagAGTCTGCGTTATGAGAAAATGATAGACAATAACGGAAATGGTTAGTAGTGAAACAAACAAGACAAGAAACAATAGTCAAAGGAAATTATATAGAAAAACTATAGAGTCTGTGTTATGAGAGAGagttagagagaaagagagagagaaagaggaacTTACACAAGTTTGTTGGAGACAAGACAGAGAAATTTAGGAAGAGAAAAGTGAGTTGTTGAGGTCAAGATTCTCCTAAATGTTGAATAGTATTTATAGGcaactttaaaataaatttgtgtTTGAAAACTTTAAGGAAATTAATATCAATTCATAGATTCATGTTTGCCCATGGAATTTGGACGGAATTATGAGGGAGTGTATATCTTGGTCAATagttaattaatcaaaatattcttttttttgaagatttattttattattccttACTTGATAgttatccttttttttctttaccaatattatattaatttttttatataattattagtttTGAATAAGACTTGACTAGATTTTTCAAGATAATATTTAAGTTTGAATAATAGTATTGAAagattaataataaaattgtacTGAATTAAATATATTCAAATGTATATTCATAATCAAAACATTTTTAAGAGTGTCATAAAGATATTTCATTTTGCGAtttactataaaaaaaatcattctcATCCTTTCCTGCTTTTATTCAATTAGTATATGTTGATTTTCAAGAATATATTAGTTTATAGTAATTACttttatatatgttatttttttaaagatgtaaacaattttttaaaaaaaatatggttCATGAATTTAGAAAACTTAATAAACTTTTATACAGAAaactttatttaatattattaaacttttaagaaaaaaatgttatCATTTTGACTGaattaagttatttaaaattTGTTGATTAGTTAAAAACAGATTAGTAAAACAGACATGATATTCTAGATGTCTAATCTTTGCTTCAATATGTGAAGAAAAATTAGAGagtaatgatgaaaatcaaaaaggtGAAGAAGCCTAacaattttgatattaaaaaacaaatgaactgccctaaatatatatattgaatgtGTTAGTGGTAGTGGTGGAATAGTTATAATGCAATATGTAACTGtatttaataaatattgaattaaaaataggaactaataagtgacttgattattattattattattattattattattattattatttattttcttattattattatagtattatcatattattatttttattattattaataaatctgATGATTTGTTATTGGTGGAAAATTTGGGGGAACATTTTGGAGGGaagaagttgtaggattataatttagtatgataattaaataatttataatataataatatataaagatAAAACATAGTTTTTGTGTACGcctatttttcttcaattatgtccttttcaatttttttaatttcaacttTCCTTTATCTATTGTTATATGgtagtttttatttctttttcattttattttttattattttataaataattaaataaatgagtttaaagatagtgcattatcagtgtaa includes these proteins:
- the LOC131618300 gene encoding jasmonoyl--L-amino acid synthetase JAR6-like, producing the protein MREEVEKYDFEKVIEEFERITKDAENVQKETLRRILEENATAEYLQDLGLNGRTDPESFKACVPLVTYKDLEPYINRLVDDVSPILTRKPITAVSLSSGTSQGNRKFIPWNDELFKDIVQLYRTSFAYRNRDFPIQDGKALNFIFSNYASQRKGGVMLGTTTANVFRHPGYKNLMQALKAPSVSPHEIIFSPNFHQSLYCHLLCGLLFREEVQSISATFAHNILYAFRTFEQDWEELVNDIKDGVLSSRITVPSIRTAMSKLLKPNPELANLIHKKCKGLSNWYGLFPELFPNVKYVQGIMTGAMLPYVTKLRHYAGEVPLLTSEYGASEGGIASNVNPKVPPEFATYCLLPQIAYFEFIPLAQLDANQVELKPVGLTDVKIGEEYEILFTNPAGLYRYRLGDVVKVMGFHNSTPEIKFMRRSNLLLTINIDKNTENDLQLSVENASKFLAEEKIEMIDYTSYIDLSKEPGHYVIFWEINGETSDEVLSECCNCLDKSFIDPGYVTSRKVQGIDALELRVVEQGTFQKILESQVERGVPVSQFKTPRCVGPTNTSMLQVLLDNVVKSYVSTAYN